From the genome of Clostridium sp. BNL1100, one region includes:
- a CDS encoding peptidase M15, whose amino-acid sequence MHSVKFKHPDQAYIFPKLLDAVNRVCNDFQKDAECSAGYRSLECQKATAKLVLAQNKGSYQLNDGSVYIGTGSNRRCLAAAYGKSNHCFCIAMDMNGWFEELTNSQLKKYGLVKPMSYEPWHVQLIEHIGISEDQKIAIRNSCLKGVNCTMNIKDFQSMTGLVNDGIPGPNTKYKAKEVLQVCQEILGHDFTNAEDIIKRTQSNPEYWLPKLKEIKYFDSFIMNIVKVLGCKAK is encoded by the coding sequence ATGCATAGTGTAAAATTCAAACATCCTGATCAGGCTTACATATTTCCTAAACTGCTAGACGCAGTAAACCGAGTATGCAATGATTTTCAAAAAGACGCCGAGTGTTCAGCAGGGTATCGCTCTCTGGAATGTCAAAAAGCCACAGCCAAACTGGTTTTGGCTCAGAATAAGGGTAGCTATCAATTAAATGACGGCTCAGTGTATATCGGTACGGGAAGTAACAGAAGATGTCTTGCAGCTGCTTATGGAAAATCAAATCATTGCTTCTGTATTGCAATGGATATGAATGGCTGGTTTGAAGAACTTACCAACAGTCAGCTAAAAAAGTATGGTTTGGTAAAGCCCATGTCCTATGAGCCTTGGCATGTTCAATTGATTGAGCATATAGGGATAAGTGAGGATCAAAAAATAGCAATCAGGAACAGCTGTCTGAAGGGGGTAAATTGTACTATGAATATCAAAGATTTTCAGTCTATGACAGGACTTGTGAATGACGGAATTCCGGGTCCGAATACAAAGTATAAGGCAAAAGAGGTTTTACAGGTATGTCAGGAAATTTTGGGACACGATTTTACAAATGCAGAAGATATAATTAAGAGAACCCAAAGCAATCCAGAATACTGGCTCCCAAAGCTTAAAGAAATAAAATATTTTGACAGTTTTATAATGAACATAGTAAAGGTGCTTGGATGTAAGGCCAAATAA
- a CDS encoding penicillin-binding transpeptidase domain-containing protein yields the protein MTKRIKTILFIFMATFALLVTRLFYIQVVVGPGYSKEASSQRVNNVNIENSRGDFLDKNGIKLTGRTPKVTVVLKPSLLRGQNEAVDNICRILGLDPEKTKESLQRKNTPIIMEVDSETKDVLSQLNYEGISFVNTLSRYNTDTRAKHLLGYLNKVDQVGSFGLEKIYEKTLNYGKTDSIGVITDGGNNLLGGLGYRIIEENSENKKLDIRLTLDYHIQSIIEKVLDEKGLTGAIVVEDVATGDIVGMCSKPDFDPNDIENYLLNNKKPLFNRAVAQYNIGSVFKLIDLAAVFEKDQDYNMVFNCPGYIQIGDTEFKCSSYNTGGHGTIDINSALAKSCNAYFINMSLELGAEPIISMCEKLGLGKFTGLSKQGIEEAKGVIPAITDLQNPGDVANVSIGQGQTMATPVQIADMIATIANGGIKNNVNVVDCIVNEEGNKVRDLKETDQKRVLSKATSDRIKNLMEGVVNTGTGKKASIDEYGGAGGKTGSAETGQYVDGQKVVQAWFAGYFPAKSPKYSVAVFIEDGRSGGESAAPIFAEIGKEIMKKGL from the coding sequence ATGACAAAAAGAATTAAAACGATACTATTTATATTTATGGCAACATTTGCTTTACTGGTGACAAGACTATTTTATATACAGGTTGTTGTTGGTCCCGGCTATTCAAAGGAAGCTTCCAGTCAAAGAGTGAACAACGTTAATATAGAAAATTCAAGAGGCGATTTTTTGGACAAGAATGGAATAAAGCTTACAGGAAGAACACCAAAAGTAACTGTAGTTCTGAAACCTTCTCTTCTTCGTGGACAGAATGAAGCCGTTGATAATATATGCCGGATACTGGGGCTTGATCCCGAAAAAACAAAAGAATCTTTGCAAAGAAAGAATACCCCCATAATAATGGAAGTTGACAGTGAAACAAAGGATGTTCTTTCCCAGCTTAATTATGAAGGAATATCTTTTGTAAATACATTAAGCAGATACAACACTGATACCAGGGCAAAACATTTGCTTGGTTACTTGAATAAGGTTGACCAGGTGGGAAGTTTTGGTCTGGAAAAAATATATGAAAAAACATTGAATTATGGCAAAACAGACTCAATAGGTGTAATAACAGACGGAGGTAATAATTTACTGGGTGGTCTCGGATACAGAATAATTGAAGAAAACAGTGAGAATAAAAAGCTGGATATCAGGCTTACCTTAGATTACCATATACAGAGTATTATTGAAAAAGTTCTGGATGAAAAGGGATTAACAGGCGCTATTGTAGTAGAAGATGTGGCAACGGGAGATATTGTAGGTATGTGCAGTAAACCGGATTTTGACCCCAACGATATTGAAAACTATCTGCTCAATAACAAAAAGCCTTTATTTAACAGAGCTGTTGCCCAGTACAATATCGGTTCAGTTTTCAAGTTGATTGATTTGGCTGCCGTATTTGAAAAAGACCAGGATTACAACATGGTATTCAACTGTCCGGGATATATACAAATAGGAGATACAGAGTTTAAATGCTCTTCATATAATACCGGAGGCCATGGAACAATAGATATAAACAGTGCACTTGCAAAATCATGCAATGCTTATTTTATTAATATGTCCTTGGAACTGGGTGCTGAACCAATAATCTCAATGTGTGAAAAACTAGGTCTTGGAAAATTTACAGGACTGTCTAAACAGGGCATTGAAGAAGCAAAGGGGGTAATTCCCGCCATAACGGATCTTCAAAATCCCGGTGATGTTGCAAATGTATCTATTGGGCAGGGACAAACTATGGCAACTCCGGTTCAGATAGCTGATATGATAGCTACTATTGCTAACGGTGGCATAAAAAACAATGTTAATGTAGTTGATTGTATAGTAAACGAAGAAGGTAACAAAGTAAGGGATTTGAAGGAAACAGATCAAAAAAGAGTACTGTCAAAGGCCACCAGTGACAGGATTAAAAACTTAATGGAAGGTGTTGTAAACACCGGTACAGGGAAAAAGGCCAGTATTGATGAGTATGGGGGCGCAGGAGGCAAAACGGGAAGTGCTGAAACAGGTCAATATGTAGACGGCCAAAAAGTAGTTCAGGCATGGTTCGCAGGATATTTTCCGGCAAAATCTCCAAAATATTCGGTAGCTGTTTTTATCGAGGATGGAAGAAGCGGAGGAGAATCAGCAGCACCTATATTTGCAGAGATTGGAAAAGAGATTATGAAAAAAGGACTATAA
- a CDS encoding GNAT family N-acetyltransferase has translation MPNNIIKLQPQDYFKCSNIWDMNRNSENAKKWYDELVKGIRIIFVYTENGEFIGEGALVLHNSDPDYTIPGKRVYLSRMVVKTKYRNRGIGGIILDFLINYAKVLGFEEISLGVDIDNIVAKHLYEKKGFTNIIFEGEDELGKYIKILKKI, from the coding sequence ATGCCTAATAATATCATTAAATTACAACCCCAAGATTACTTTAAATGCAGCAACATATGGGATATGAATCGTAATTCTGAAAATGCCAAGAAGTGGTATGATGAATTAGTAAAAGGTATAAGAATAATTTTTGTTTATACAGAAAATGGTGAATTTATTGGAGAGGGGGCCTTGGTCTTACACAACAGTGATCCGGATTATACTATTCCGGGTAAACGAGTATACCTTTCTCGCATGGTAGTCAAAACCAAATATCGTAATCGAGGTATTGGGGGTATTATTCTTGATTTTCTTATTAACTATGCCAAAGTCCTTGGATTTGAGGAAATTTCTTTAGGGGTTGATATTGATAATATAGTTGCTAAACACCTTTATGAAAAAAAGGGTTTTACAAATATAATCTTTGAAGGAGAAGATGAGCTCGGCAAATATATAAAAATTCTAAAAAAGATATAA
- a CDS encoding helix-turn-helix domain-containing protein, producing the protein MEKEGIGVIAEKSNGFLEMVKKAQQGDKECMDKILDYFNADIEYLSRYIMLPREDAIQTLKIELMSIIHYQL; encoded by the coding sequence ATGGAAAAAGAAGGGATTGGAGTTATTGCGGAAAAATCTAATGGATTTTTAGAGATGGTTAAAAAGGCTCAACAAGGTGATAAAGAATGTATGGATAAGATTTTGGATTATTTCAATGCTGATATTGAATATTTATCCAGATATATCATGCTTCCAAGAGAGGATGCTATTCAAACACTTAAAATTGAACTAATGAGTATAATACATTATCAGTTATAA
- a CDS encoding HYR domain-containing protein → MKEKKSPFAAKSKSISMLHKWVCCILLGVLSFSLAVVLSDGQAYSADTSGSALYAVSPLRQQMMLSQPSPAVTGGRGFMMPLTVVAKDAEGKPLAGIPVTFEVSDSKIVIAQMRGYESRFITATTDANGMASCVNTYTGYVGEGYQLYSLITGSIENLQVKASVPGLNTITFTVQVGTYRANLVDNTPPLMSVSAKDDTGAEYIAGKWTNHTVTVTYEAKDTMSAIKSCTPEQVFSDDGANMTSTGTAVDSANNTSTLTFSPICVDKSPPSTNATLPNAEAFGWYNKNVPISFGGTDSYSGVESIYYRIGNGEEIKLPGPSATAVVELEGSQEIYFYAVDKAGNIESTKTVYTKLDKSPPEVACSVSPESYENGWNDTNVTVTLKATDIYSNVKEIHYKIGETGTENIVQGTQKSFMINTEGITDVIYWAIDRVGNSSTQQCTQVKIDKTNPAVYPPKDITVEATAVKTPLNIGIATVEDMSDVELTNDAPVDGFPVGVTFVTWKARDKVGNMTSAVQTITVKDTIAPVLTVQGDIVVEATGVGTKVSLPPAKATDIFPVAISNDSPEEFPVGETLVTWTAEDANKNITKATEKVIVIDSTKPVLTVPDNMTIEAIGRRTPVNIGQALATDIFKVDITNNAPIDYPVGKATVTWKATDANGNVTTKDQIITVQDTKAPDLVIPEDITIEATDRKMVLDIGQATATDIFNVTVSSNAPEYYTIGTTHVIWKAVDENGNVTTKVQNITVTDKTKPVITRPADIKVEATGILTPVQIQVPEAYDIFPIVISSNCPETKLFPIGTTIIKWKVIDENGNESIIEQRITVVDTTKPLLTVPKDVKVEATGIRTPVNIGQAIASDIFSVDIKNNAPNDYPIGTTKVIWTATDANGNITIGYQNVTVEDTTKPVLSVPGDKKVEATAIRTPVDPGIATAKDIFPVTIKNDAPADYPIGTTPITWTATDENQNADTKVQNITIVDTTKPLLIIPDDITIEATQVRTPVDIGKAEAKDIFPVEIKNNAPADFPVGITKVIWTATDANGNQSEALQNVIVKDTTKPVLTIPNDITLEATAKLTPVDIGKADAKDIFPVEIKNNAPEAYPLGTTVVTWTATDANGNAITKTQNITITDKTCPILEVPEDITKEATAILTPADIGQAIATDIFDPSTKNDAPQAYPLGTTVVTWTATDTNGNTTTKTQRIRIVDTTPPELNIPGDITKEATAILTPVDIGQASAKDIFDVKVANNIPEAYPVGTTEVTWTATDANGNSTTKVQKITITDTTKPTLKVPEDIKTEATAINTPVDVGIAEATDIFEVNVKNDAPETFPIGTTEVTWTATDANGNVTTAVQKVTIQDTTKPLLLIPDDITTEATAVNTPVAVGDPKATDIFKVEVKNNAPEAFPIGLTEVTWTATDENGNVTTAVQKVTIQDTTKPLLLIPDDITTEATAVNTPVVIGTAEATDIFKVEVKNNAPEAFPIGLTEVTWTATDENGNVTTAVQKVTIQDTTKPLLLIPDDITTEATAVNTPVAVGDATATDIFKVEVKSDAPETFPIGTTEVTWTATDENGNVTTAVQKVTIQDTTKPLLLKPDDITTEATAVNTPVIIAEATATDIFKVEVKSDAPETFPIGLTEVTWTATDENGNVTTAVQKVTVQDTTKPELVIPKDITTEATAVNTPVTVGTAEATDIFKVEVKSDAPETFPIGLTEVTWTATDENGNEATAVQKVTIQDTTKPELVIPKDITTEATAVNTPVVIGTAEATDIFKVEVKSDAPEAFPIGTTEVTWTATDENGNAATAVQKVTIQDTTKPVISVPQDITTEATAVNTPVPIGTAEATDIFKVEVKNNAPEAFPIGTTEVTWTATDENGNAATAVQKVTIQDTTKPVMSVPQEITTEATAIKTPVEIGKATAYDIFHVDITNDGLLDYPINTTKVTWTATDANGNVTTGYQNVTIIDTTKPKLTVPENITVEATAVRTPVSIGRATATDIFPIMLMNDAPKDYPIGKTIVTWMARDINGNESQAEQYITVKDTTPPVLKIPADITVAATGSRTKVLIGTATATDIFGANVTNDAPADFPVGKTAVTWTATDANGNITKAVQYINVVQKYVIKSFNANTNTTSNAIEPKILLENTGDTQLKLSDLKIRYYFTSEGDKYQLYWCDYAQIAGTAGSRNVTSCVKGSFAKLSGTQCDHYLEISFSNSTEVLKPGEKVVVQGRFAKIDWSSYTQTNDYSFNPTARDYTETSKITVYSSGNLIGGIEP, encoded by the coding sequence ATGAAAGAAAAAAAATCGCCTTTTGCGGCGAAGAGTAAGAGCATTAGCATGCTACACAAGTGGGTGTGCTGCATCCTGCTTGGGGTACTGTCATTCTCGTTGGCAGTAGTATTAAGTGATGGGCAGGCATATTCTGCTGATACCTCAGGGTCTGCTTTATATGCAGTTTCTCCGCTCCGTCAACAGATGATGTTATCACAGCCTTCGCCGGCAGTAACCGGAGGACGAGGATTTATGATGCCTCTGACAGTTGTAGCGAAGGATGCTGAAGGAAAGCCTCTTGCCGGTATTCCGGTTACTTTTGAAGTATCCGATAGTAAAATAGTAATTGCACAAATGAGAGGCTACGAAAGCAGGTTTATTACTGCTACGACGGATGCAAATGGTATGGCATCTTGTGTAAATACATATACAGGCTATGTAGGCGAGGGCTACCAACTGTATTCACTAATCACAGGGTCAATAGAAAATCTGCAGGTTAAGGCAAGTGTCCCCGGATTGAATACTATAACCTTTACAGTTCAGGTAGGGACATATAGGGCAAACCTTGTAGATAACACTCCTCCGCTAATGTCTGTAAGTGCAAAGGATGACACCGGTGCTGAATATATAGCTGGAAAGTGGACTAATCATACGGTTACTGTAACCTATGAAGCTAAAGATACAATGTCTGCTATAAAAAGCTGTACACCGGAGCAGGTTTTTTCAGACGATGGTGCAAACATGACATCTACAGGTACTGCGGTTGATAGTGCAAACAATACTTCAACTCTGACATTTAGTCCCATATGTGTTGATAAATCTCCTCCTTCTACCAATGCCACATTACCAAATGCAGAAGCATTTGGATGGTACAACAAAAATGTTCCAATTAGCTTTGGTGGGACGGATTCCTATTCCGGTGTTGAATCAATTTATTACAGGATTGGCAACGGTGAGGAAATAAAACTTCCCGGCCCGAGTGCAACAGCAGTTGTTGAATTAGAAGGATCTCAGGAAATCTACTTTTATGCGGTTGACAAAGCCGGCAATATTGAAAGTACTAAAACAGTATATACCAAATTAGATAAGTCTCCTCCCGAAGTAGCATGTAGTGTCAGTCCCGAAAGTTACGAAAATGGCTGGAATGACACTAATGTTACTGTTACTCTTAAAGCAACGGATATATATTCAAATGTTAAAGAAATTCATTACAAAATCGGTGAAACAGGCACAGAGAATATAGTTCAGGGAACCCAGAAATCCTTCATGATAAATACCGAGGGCATTACTGATGTAATCTACTGGGCTATTGATAGAGTAGGGAATAGCAGTACTCAACAATGTACCCAAGTAAAGATTGATAAAACAAATCCAGCGGTGTACCCGCCTAAAGATATAACTGTTGAAGCAACTGCAGTAAAAACTCCTTTGAACATAGGTATTGCAACGGTTGAAGATATGTCAGATGTTGAACTGACAAACGATGCACCTGTAGACGGATTCCCTGTAGGAGTAACTTTCGTAACATGGAAAGCAAGGGATAAAGTGGGAAATATGACTTCTGCTGTACAGACGATTACTGTGAAAGATACCATAGCACCTGTGCTTACGGTACAAGGTGATATAGTTGTCGAAGCCACCGGGGTAGGAACCAAGGTTTCGCTTCCTCCTGCAAAAGCAACGGACATATTCCCTGTAGCTATTTCAAACGATTCTCCTGAAGAATTTCCTGTAGGAGAGACGCTTGTTACATGGACTGCAGAGGATGCAAATAAAAATATTACTAAAGCGACTGAAAAAGTAATAGTAATTGATTCTACAAAACCAGTTCTTACTGTTCCTGATAATATGACGATAGAAGCAATTGGAAGAAGAACACCTGTAAATATAGGTCAAGCATTGGCTACAGATATATTTAAAGTGGATATAACTAATAATGCTCCTATTGACTATCCGGTGGGAAAAGCCACGGTTACATGGAAGGCAACAGATGCCAATGGTAATGTGACCACCAAAGACCAGATAATAACCGTTCAGGATACAAAAGCACCGGATCTGGTTATTCCGGAAGACATAACAATTGAAGCAACAGACAGAAAAATGGTGTTGGACATCGGTCAAGCAACGGCAACAGATATATTCAATGTCACAGTTTCAAGTAATGCTCCTGAATACTATACTATAGGGACAACACATGTAATATGGAAAGCTGTTGATGAAAATGGCAATGTTACAACTAAAGTTCAGAATATAACTGTAACAGACAAAACCAAACCGGTCATAACAAGACCAGCAGATATTAAAGTAGAAGCTACGGGAATTTTGACACCAGTACAGATACAAGTACCAGAAGCATACGACATATTCCCTATTGTAATTTCCAGCAATTGCCCTGAGACTAAGCTGTTTCCTATAGGAACTACAATTATCAAATGGAAGGTAATTGATGAAAATGGAAACGAAAGCATTATTGAACAGCGCATTACAGTAGTAGACACAACAAAGCCGCTATTGACAGTACCAAAAGACGTAAAAGTTGAGGCAACGGGAATAAGAACTCCTGTAAACATAGGTCAAGCCATAGCAAGTGATATATTCAGTGTAGATATAAAAAATAACGCACCAAATGACTATCCAATTGGTACAACCAAAGTAATATGGACTGCAACTGACGCAAATGGCAATATAACTATCGGCTATCAGAACGTAACCGTAGAAGATACAACAAAACCTGTTCTTTCAGTGCCCGGGGACAAAAAGGTGGAAGCAACTGCCATAAGAACACCCGTAGACCCTGGTATAGCTACAGCAAAAGATATTTTCCCGGTTACAATAAAAAATGATGCTCCGGCGGATTATCCTATTGGAACCACACCTATCACATGGACAGCAACGGATGAAAATCAAAATGCAGATACAAAGGTTCAGAATATTACTATTGTTGATACAACAAAGCCTTTGTTAATTATTCCTGATGATATAACAATTGAGGCAACGCAGGTAAGAACACCAGTAGACATAGGCAAAGCAGAAGCCAAGGATATATTCCCAGTAGAAATAAAGAACAATGCTCCTGCAGATTTCCCGGTGGGAATTACCAAAGTTATCTGGACAGCAACAGATGCTAACGGAAATCAAAGCGAAGCTTTACAGAACGTAATTGTAAAGGATACTACAAAACCTGTTTTGACAATTCCAAATGATATTACATTGGAGGCTACTGCTAAACTCACCCCTGTTGATATCGGAAAGGCCGATGCAAAAGACATATTCCCTGTTGAAATTAAAAATAATGCACCTGAGGCTTATCCTCTTGGTACAACAGTGGTAACCTGGACTGCAACTGATGCAAACGGAAACGCAATAACTAAAACACAAAATATAACCATTACAGACAAGACATGTCCAATTCTTGAAGTGCCGGAGGACATAACTAAAGAGGCTACCGCAATTTTAACACCAGCAGACATTGGTCAAGCCATAGCAACTGACATATTTGATCCAAGTACAAAAAATGATGCTCCACAAGCTTATCCTCTGGGAACAACAGTAGTAACCTGGACAGCCACTGATACAAACGGAAATACTACAACTAAAACACAAAGAATAAGAATTGTTGATACTACACCGCCGGAACTTAATATCCCAGGTGATATAACCAAGGAAGCAACAGCTATATTGACTCCTGTGGATATTGGACAGGCATCAGCAAAGGATATATTCGACGTAAAGGTTGCAAATAATATACCGGAAGCCTATCCGGTAGGAACAACAGAAGTAACCTGGACAGCAACCGATGCCAACGGAAATTCTACAACTAAAGTACAGAAAATAACAATAACAGACACTACCAAGCCTACATTAAAGGTTCCAGAAGATATAAAAACAGAAGCAACAGCAATAAATACACCTGTTGATGTTGGGATTGCAGAAGCAACTGACATTTTCGAGGTAAACGTAAAGAATGATGCTCCTGAAACCTTCCCAATCGGGACAACAGAAGTTACATGGACAGCTACCGATGCAAATGGAAACGTAACAACAGCGGTACAAAAAGTAACAATACAGGATACAACAAAGCCGTTGCTTTTAATCCCTGACGATATAACAACCGAAGCAACAGCAGTAAATACACCAGTAGCAGTAGGAGATCCAAAAGCAACTGACATTTTCAAGGTAGAAGTAAAGAATAATGCTCCAGAAGCCTTCCCAATCGGATTAACAGAAGTTACCTGGACAGCTACCGATGAAAACGGAAATGTAACAACAGCGGTACAAAAAGTAACAATACAGGATACAACAAAGCCGTTGCTTTTAATCCCTGACGATATAACAACCGAAGCAACAGCAGTAAATACACCAGTAGTAATAGGAACTGCAGAAGCAACTGACATTTTCAAGGTAGAAGTAAAGAATAATGCTCCAGAAGCCTTCCCAATCGGATTAACAGAAGTGACCTGGACAGCTACCGATGAAAACGGAAATGTAACAACAGCGGTACAAAAAGTAACAATACAGGATACAACAAAGCCATTACTTCTAATACCCGACGATATAACAACCGAAGCAACAGCAGTAAATACACCGGTAGCAGTAGGAGATGCAACAGCAACAGACATTTTCAAGGTAGAAGTAAAGAGTGATGCTCCGGAAACCTTCCCAATCGGAACAACAGAAGTTACCTGGACAGCTACCGATGAAAATGGAAATGTAACAACAGCGGTACAAAAAGTAACAATACAGGATACAACAAAGCCATTGCTTTTAAAACCTGATGATATAACAACCGAAGCAACTGCAGTAAATACACCTGTTATTATTGCTGAAGCAACAGCAACAGACATTTTCAAGGTAGAAGTAAAGAGTGATGCTCCTGAAACCTTCCCAATCGGATTAACAGAAGTTACCTGGACAGCTACCGATGAAAATGGAAATGTAACAACAGCGGTACAAAAAGTAACAGTACAGGATACAACAAAACCTGAATTGGTTATACCAAAAGACATAACAACCGAAGCAACTGCGGTAAATACACCAGTAACAGTAGGAACTGCAGAAGCAACAGACATTTTCAAGGTAGAAGTAAAAAGTGATGCTCCTGAAACCTTCCCAATCGGATTAACAGAAGTTACCTGGACAGCTACCGATGAAAACGGAAATGAAGCTACAGCCGTACAAAAAGTAACAATACAGGATACAACAAAACCTGAACTGGTTATACCAAAAGACATAACAACCGAAGCAACTGCGGTAAATACACCAGTAGTAATCGGAACTGCAGAAGCAACTGACATTTTCAAGGTAGAAGTAAAGAGTGATGCTCCGGAAGCCTTCCCAATCGGAACAACAGAAGTAACCTGGACAGCTACCGATGAAAACGGAAATGCAGCAACAGCGGTACAAAAAGTAACAATACAGGATACAACAAAGCCTGTGATAAGCGTTCCACAAGACATAACAACCGAAGCAACTGCAGTAAACACACCAGTACCAATAGGAACTGCAGAAGCAACAGACATTTTCAAGGTAGAAGTAAAGAATAATGCTCCAGAAGCCTTCCCAATCGGAACAACAGAAGTAACTTGGACAGCTACCGATGAAAACGGAAATGCAGCAACAGCGGTACAAAAAGTAACAATACAGGATACAACCAAGCCTGTAATGAGCGTTCCACAAGAAATAACAACTGAGGCAACGGCAATAAAAACACCTGTTGAAATTGGAAAAGCAACAGCCTATGACATTTTCCACGTGGATATTACAAACGACGGTTTGTTGGATTATCCGATAAATACGACGAAAGTAACCTGGACAGCAACCGATGCAAATGGAAATGTTACTACAGGTTATCAGAATGTAACAATCATAGATACTACTAAGCCTAAATTGACCGTTCCTGAGAACATAACCGTGGAAGCTACAGCGGTAAGGACCCCTGTAAGCATTGGACGAGCCACTGCAACTGATATATTCCCGATAATGTTGATGAATGATGCACCTAAAGACTATCCGATAGGAAAAACAATCGTAACTTGGATGGCAAGAGATATTAACGGTAACGAATCACAGGCTGAGCAGTATATTACAGTAAAGGATACAACACCACCTGTGCTGAAAATACCAGCAGACATTACAGTTGCTGCGACAGGCTCACGAACAAAGGTGTTAATTGGAACGGCAACAGCAACTGATATATTCGGTGCAAATGTAACAAATGATGCTCCGGCAGATTTCCCTGTAGGAAAAACAGCCGTAACATGGACTGCAACAGATGCTAACGGTAATATTACCAAAGCTGTACAGTACATAAACGTTGTTCAAAAATATGTAATAAAATCATTTAATGCAAATACGAATACAACTTCAAACGCCATTGAACCGAAGATACTACTTGAGAACACCGGGGACACACAGCTGAAACTATCTGATTTAAAAATAAGATATTATTTTACATCAGAAGGGGACAAATATCAGCTATACTGGTGTGATTATGCACAAATTGCGGGAACTGCCGGAAGTCGTAACGTAACCTCATGTGTAAAGGGAAGCTTTGCAAAATTAAGTGGAACACAATGTGATCACTACCTTGAAATAAGTTTTTCTAACAGTACGGAAGTTCTTAAACCGGGAGAAAAAGTTGTAGTTCAGGGAAGATTTGCAAAGATAGACTGGTCAAGTTACACACAAACCAATGACTACTCATTTAACCCAACAGCTAGAGATTACACTGAAACATCAAAAATAACCGTATACTCCTCTGGAAACCTAATTGGAGGAATAGAACCATAA
- a CDS encoding sigma-70 family RNA polymerase sigma factor encodes MYTNDDISVENCRKLLRRAAWRIQYKARVQQAKECQIIFENQAYNCGFETEILSKLYVKELLDTIPWEKCRFILEKTIIDEMTEKEVALELHMTQQGVNKWKKKGLELLRKNLMDF; translated from the coding sequence ATGTATACAAACGATGACATCTCGGTGGAAAATTGCAGAAAACTACTGAGAAGAGCAGCATGGAGAATACAGTATAAAGCGCGTGTTCAACAAGCTAAAGAATGTCAGATAATTTTTGAAAATCAGGCGTATAACTGTGGGTTTGAAACAGAAATACTTTCAAAACTATATGTAAAAGAACTATTGGACACCATACCATGGGAAAAGTGCAGATTCATTTTAGAAAAAACAATAATTGATGAAATGACAGAAAAAGAAGTTGCACTCGAATTACATATGACTCAACAGGGGGTGAACAAATGGAAAAAGAAGGGATTGGAGTTATTGCGGAAAAATCTAATGGATTTTTAG